The window CGCGAGCCAGGTGGACCCGAACAGGGAGTGGCGGGAGGCCTTCGGGGGCGGGGCGTCGGTCATGGTCCAAGTGAAGGCGCGGTAGGGCGTGAGCGTCCGACAACCCCCGCACGCTGGCCGCGGACCGGAAGGCACTTGATTCTCGCCGGGGGCACGCGAACCATGTAGACCCGTCCGGCTCCGGCGAGCCGGCGTTCATCCGTTCACGTGGGTCGCGGGCGCAGGGCGTCCGCGGCAGGTCCGCTCGAAGGTACTGGAACCCCGATCCATGGCACACAGCCGCACCGCCAAGAAGCGCGTCCGTCAGAACCTGCAGCACCGGGCACGCAACAAGTGGCGGCTGATCACGATGCGCACGGCGATCAAGGAACTGCAGGAGGTCCTGCTCCACGGCAGCCCCGCGGACGCCGCCGCGTCGTTCAAGAAGGTGTCGCGGATCATCGATCGCACGGCGTCGGTGGGCGTGATCCACAAGAACCAGGCGTCGCGTCGCAAGAGCCGCCTCGCGGCGAAGGTGAAGGCGAAGCAGAAGGGCGCGCCCGCCGCCGGCTGAGCCGTCCGAACCCGCGCGAGCGGCGTTCGATCGATCTGAATGTGAAGGCCGCGCGAGCCCCGGGCGTCGCGTCGATTGCTACGCTCGCATCGCATGGGGCGACCGGACACTGTTTCGCGCGGCGCGGTGGCACGCTCGTACGCGCTCGCTTCCACCCGCCCGCTGCACGTGCTGGTGTTTCTGACCCCGCTGCTGGCGCTCTACGAGCTGGGCTCGATGCTGTACCTGTCCGAGGTCGCGCGGGGCGTCGATACGATCGGCGCGCGCGGGATCCTGGCGTCGGTGTTCGAGAACTTCGGCGTCGCGAGCCTGCACGTCCCGCCGATCGCGTTGAGCGTGGTGCTCATCGCCTGGCACCTGCTGCTGCGCGATCCGTGGCGTGTCCGGGCGCGCGTGGTGGGGGGGATGGCGGCCGAGTCCGCGCTCTGGGCGCTCCCGCTGCTGGTCTTCAGCCTCGTGCTCGCGCGCGGCGCCCCCGCCATGGGCGTTGACACCCCGCTCGCCGCCTTCTCGTGGCAGGCGAAACTGACGGTCTCGATCGGCGCGGGCGTGTACGAGGAACTGCTCTTCCGCCTGCTGCTCATCACCGGGATGCACTTCCTGCTGGTCGACGTGTTCCGCATCCCCGAGCGGGCGGCCCTCGTCAGCGCGGGCGTGGCCTCGGCGGTCGCGTTCACGCTCTATCACAACATCCGCGCACCCTCCGGCGCGCTCGACCTCCGGCTGGTGCTGTTCTATGGCGTGGCGGGGGCGTACTTCGCGGGGCTGTTCATCACGCGCGGGTTCGGGATCGTGGTGGCAACCCACGCGGTGTACGACATCGTCGCGCTGCTGGCCTTCGACCGCGAATAGTCGGGATATGTGCGGGTTGCACGAAGATGGGTGTTCACCCGATGGCGGGCGGAATTCCGATAGAGCGGGGGTCTCGCTCGCTATACTGGAAGTGTTTACGGAGCGTGAACTTTCGGGCGGATGATCGCGGCCGCGGGCCGGGGTTCCGCCCTGCTGCGGGGTGTAGCACGAGAGGACGCGACCGATGAGCCTGGGCTTTGCGATCGACGCGCTGTACGACTCCGGGTGGACGATGGCCGAACCCAAGGGCATCGCCCGATTTGCGGACGGCCGCCCGTACCCGAGCCAGGAGCACATCGAGCAGGTGTTCCTCGAGAACGGGTTCTCGCTGTCCGTGCGACACATCCAGTTGTTCGACTGCCACCGGGCGGAATGGCGCGACGGCGCGGGGCAGGCGTGCGGGGCGGTCGTGGGGCAGACGGCCGAAGAGGCCGCCGTCTACGCGCTGTCGCAGCTTCGCCGGCAGATGACCCAGCGTGCCTCGGCGGCGACGTCCGCCGCCCGGTGAATGCCCGGCACGCCCCGACGGCGCGCCCGCCGCACGGTTGACCCGCCCGCTCGCCGCGCTATCCTCGGTCAGCGGCCGCAGCGGGGCCGCCCTGGCCCCATCGTCTAGCCCGGTCTAGGACGTCAGGTTCTCATCCTGAAAACAGGGGTTCGAATCCCCTTGGGGTCACTTGCAACAGCGCCGTGCACACCTCGTGCACGGCGTTTTTCGTTGTTACATTCGGCGGTGCGCCGGCCGTTGACGGGCGCATGAAATCAACATGAATCTCCGGTGCGCCGGTGTTCACGCGCTTTTCCCGCGCCGAACGCGTATGCACGCGCGTGAATCGCCCGTAGACTGTGCCGGTCGACGGAGCCTGACGCGCACGCCGGGGCGCACCGCGCGGGTTGAAATCGCCCCGTCCGACCGGGTTCGACCGGCACTCATGGCACGCGATGCTCACCATGCCCCGCAGTCGTCCACGGCGACCCTGCCCGTCGCAGACGCGGGGTCGCACGACCAGCGACGGCCGCACCCCGCGTTCTTCTGGACAACCGACGGCACCGGCGCGGGCGAGTCGTTCTCTCGCACCTGGCAGGACTTCACGGGCCAGGCGCCGGCGCAGGCCGTCGGCGCCGGGTGGCTCGCGTGCGTGCACGTGCAGGACCGCGCCGAGGTCGAACGCGTCGTGCGCGACGCCCACGCCCGGCGCGAGCCTTTCACCGCAGAGTTCCGCGTGCGGCGGCGCGACGGCGAGTACCGGCGCGTGCACGGGGTGGGACATCCGACGCTCGCCCCCGGGCGCACGGGGTTCGCGGTGGTCGCGTTCGAGGTGCACGACGCCGACGACGCGCCGGACGCTTCCGGCGCCGATACCCCGCGCGGCCTGACTGAATCGGGCACGCCGGCCGACGACGCGACCGAGCGCCGCATCGACGAGCGGTTCCGCCTGGCCGCCCAGGCGGTGAACGGGATCATCTACGACTACGACCTCCGAACCGGGCTTGTAGAGCGTTCGCGGGGACTGCGCGAGGTGCTGGGGTACGAAGAGTCCGACGTGCCCTCGACGGCGGCGTGGTGGTACGCGCAGGTGCACCCGGACGATGTTGCGCGGGTGCGCCGCGAGATCGAAGAAACGACGGGCTCGGCGTGCACGGTCGAGTACCGCGTACGGCATCGCGACGGGCGCTGGCTGCGCCTGCAAGACCGGTGCGTGATCTCGCGCGACGCGTCCGGCGCCGCGGCGCGCGTGGTGGGGTGCACCGTAGACGTCACCGATCAACACCGCGCGACGCAGGAACTGCTGGCGAGCGAGACGATCCTGCGGGCGTTCTACGAGCACTCGCCGGTGTGCATGGGCGTGACCGAGCCGCTCGAACACGACGTGCTCCACCTCTACGACAACGCGGCGACGTGCCGCTTCTTCGGGCTGAAAGCCGGCTCGACGATGAACAAGCTGGCGCTGCGCGATCTGGGGGCCAGCCCGGAGATCACGCGCCTGTGGCTCGAGCACTACCGGGCGAGCGCCGCGCGGGGCGAGCCGGTGCACTTCGAGCACCAGTTCGACGGGGGCGAAGAGACGCGATGGTTGTCGGTGACGGTGAGCCCGCTGGGCAAAGGCCCCTCGGGCCGGGAGCGGTTCTGCTACCTGGCGGAGGACACGACGGAGCGCAAGCGCGCCGAGCGCGCACTGCTGGAGCGTGAGCACCAGCTGCGCGTCATGACCGACGGGACGCCCGCGCTGATCGCGTACATCGACACCGAGCGACGGTACCGGTTCGTGAACCGCCAGTACGAGCGCTGGTTCGGCATCCTGCGCGAGCAGACGCTGGGGCGGACGATGGTGGAGGTGCTGGGCCCCGGGCCGGCGAGCGTGCTCGAGCCGCACGTCGAAGCGGCGCTGCGGGGCGAGCCGACGCACTTCGAGACGCGGATCGTGTACCGCGGGCAAGAGCCGCGCTGGATCAACGCGCAATACGTGCCCGACCGCGCCCCCGACGGGCGCGTGCGCGGGTTCTTTGCGCTCGTCGTCGACGTGACGGACAGCAAGTTCGCCGAGATGAGGCTGCGCGAGAGCGAGGAGCGGTTCCGCACGCTGGCCGACAACATTAACCAGTTCGCGTGGATGGCGGACGAGTCCGGGTCGGTCTTCTGGTACAACAAGCGCTGGTACGACTTTACCGGGACGACGCTCGAGCAGATGCAGGGTTGGGGCTGGCGCACGGTGCACCATCCGGACCATGTCGGGCGTGTCGTGGAGAAGTTCACGGACCACATCCGCCGGGGCGTGGCGTGGGAGGACGTCTTCCCGCTGCGATCCAGCGCGGGCGAGTACCGCTGGTTCCTGTCGCGTGCCCACCCCATCCGCGACGCCGACGGCGGCGTGACGCTGTGGTTCGGCACGAACACCGACATCACCAGCCACCGCGAGGCCGAGCAGGCCCTGCGCGACAGCGAAGAACGCAACCGCGCGCTGCTCTCGGTGGTGACGGATGTCCCCTGGGTGACCGACCCGGACGGCAACTTCATCGTGCCCCAGACCGCGTGGGAGAACTACACGGGCCAATCGTGGGAGCAGCACCGCGGGTTCGGGCGTCTGGAAGCGTTCCACCCCGATGATCGCGCGGCCGTCCGCGCCGCCTGGGAGCGTGCCCGCGACAGCAAATCCGTTTACGGCGCCCGCGCGCGGCTGTGGCACGCCGCGTCGCAGCGATACCGGGTAAACATGGCGCGGGGGATGGCGCTGCTCCGCCCCGACGGCGGCGTGCGCGAGTGGGTGGGCAGTTGCACCGACATCGACGATCAGGCGCGCGCCGAGGACCGGCTGCGCCGGGCGGTCGAGGACGCCACCGCGGAACTCGAGCGATCGCACCGGCGCCTGCGGATGTCCGAGCGCATGGCGTCGCTGGGGACGCTCGCCGCCGGGCTCGGGCACGACATGGGCAATCTCCTGGTGCCGATCCGCGTGCGACTGGAGTCGTTCGAGTCGTTCGACCTTCCGGCGGAAGCGCGCCAGGAACTCGCGGGCATCCGGGGCGGGGTGTCGTACCTCCAGAAACTCGCGAGCGGGCTTCGCCTGCTCGCGTCCGAGCCGGCCGCCGTCCCGACGACCCGCGCGACCGAGCTGCACGCGTGGTGGTCGGAGGCGTCGCCGGTGCTCAAGAGCACGCTCCCGCGCGGGGTCACG of the Planctomycetota bacterium genome contains:
- a CDS encoding CPBP family intramembrane glutamic endopeptidase — translated: MGRPDTVSRGAVARSYALASTRPLHVLVFLTPLLALYELGSMLYLSEVARGVDTIGARGILASVFENFGVASLHVPPIALSVVLIAWHLLLRDPWRVRARVVGGMAAESALWALPLLVFSLVLARGAPAMGVDTPLAAFSWQAKLTVSIGAGVYEELLFRLLLITGMHFLLVDVFRIPERAALVSAGVASAVAFTLYHNIRAPSGALDLRLVLFYGVAGAYFAGLFITRGFGIVVATHAVYDIVALLAFDRE
- the rpsT gene encoding 30S ribosomal protein S20, which gives rise to MAHSRTAKKRVRQNLQHRARNKWRLITMRTAIKELQEVLLHGSPADAAASFKKVSRIIDRTASVGVIHKNQASRRKSRLAAKVKAKQKGAPAAG
- a CDS encoding PAS domain S-box protein, which produces MARDAHHAPQSSTATLPVADAGSHDQRRPHPAFFWTTDGTGAGESFSRTWQDFTGQAPAQAVGAGWLACVHVQDRAEVERVVRDAHARREPFTAEFRVRRRDGEYRRVHGVGHPTLAPGRTGFAVVAFEVHDADDAPDASGADTPRGLTESGTPADDATERRIDERFRLAAQAVNGIIYDYDLRTGLVERSRGLREVLGYEESDVPSTAAWWYAQVHPDDVARVRREIEETTGSACTVEYRVRHRDGRWLRLQDRCVISRDASGAAARVVGCTVDVTDQHRATQELLASETILRAFYEHSPVCMGVTEPLEHDVLHLYDNAATCRFFGLKAGSTMNKLALRDLGASPEITRLWLEHYRASAARGEPVHFEHQFDGGEETRWLSVTVSPLGKGPSGRERFCYLAEDTTERKRAERALLEREHQLRVMTDGTPALIAYIDTERRYRFVNRQYERWFGILREQTLGRTMVEVLGPGPASVLEPHVEAALRGEPTHFETRIVYRGQEPRWINAQYVPDRAPDGRVRGFFALVVDVTDSKFAEMRLRESEERFRTLADNINQFAWMADESGSVFWYNKRWYDFTGTTLEQMQGWGWRTVHHPDHVGRVVEKFTDHIRRGVAWEDVFPLRSSAGEYRWFLSRAHPIRDADGGVTLWFGTNTDITSHREAEQALRDSEERNRALLSVVTDVPWVTDPDGNFIVPQTAWENYTGQSWEQHRGFGRLEAFHPDDRAAVRAAWERARDSKSVYGARARLWHAASQRYRVNMARGMALLRPDGGVREWVGSCTDIDDQARAEDRLRRAVEDATAELERSHRRLRMSERMASLGTLAAGLGHDMGNLLVPIRVRLESFESFDLPAEARQELAGIRGGVSYLQKLASGLRLLASEPAAVPTTRATELHAWWSEASPVLKSTLPRGVTLEGEFPQGECWVQIHHAALMQAVFNLVQNAGEAMRDATSGEVRVLASQRDDEILLAVSDTGPGMSEDVLARCMEPFFSTKTRDVSTGLGLALVHGLVKQAGGVVELVSALGRGTTFTLRLKPGLPDVPAVPVGRRRRACVDIRDARLRAIITADLRHLAFDIEPSARSEADLVITDAPPADVPPGVPTIALVEPGEAPAGCIAIGLRPRVEVIREAIRRGANGAPRAVAPPVPSAPGGAP